CAGTATTTTCTTGGCACTCGTATTTTCATTATTTTTCATAGGATAATTGTGCTTCAAAAACTCCCCCCGCAAGAGACCACAAATGACCTGAGCCATCTGGCTTTCTGTGCACTGGTTGCGCTGCACCTGGCGCGGCAGGATGGTGTTGCCAGTTCACCGTATGCCGAAAACCTGTTTCTTGTTCGCTGGTTAGCCCAGGCGCAAAAACAAAAACATTTCCCCAAAAGCGTGGCGATCGACATTGGCTACCTGTTGGAAAAAGGCAGACGGCAAAGTCCTGCCAGCAAACTGAAGCAACGGCTGGAATATTTATGGCAATCCTGCACCGGCGAGGTAACCGAGCAATCGGACCTGTTTCAGCTAACCTTTGCCACCGAAAATCTTAAAGACTAGTGCTGGAATAACCAGCTAATGAGCGATAGGGACTGGCGTGCCGGCCGGTTTTCTGCATCAGAGTTAAACCGCAATGGTTTTTATGGGCTTTGTTGAATAAATATAACTTTTAGGTGATCGTCTGTTCAGATCACTACCGTCATTTCAACATCTGCACTCCATGGTAAAGCAAAAGTTTAAAATAACCAACTGGTCCACTTACAACAAAGCTCTCAAGCAACGCGGGGCTCTGACGATATGGCTGGATGAGTCGGCAATTGTTGCATGGACGGAAAAAACAACGCCTGAACGGCGTGGCCGGCCGCTTCACTACGCAGATATGGCTATCACCACTGTTCTGATGATGAAACACGTGTTTGGCCTTTCGTTAAGGGCTTTACAGGGCTTCGTTGACGCCATTTTTAAACTGATGGTGCTGCCGCTAAGATGCCCAGACTACTCGCTGATCAGCAAGCGAGCAAAGACAGTTAAGATCAGCATAAAAACGCCGACCCGTGGTGAAATCTCACCTCTAGTCATTGACGGAACCGGCCTGAAGGTCTTTGGCGAAGGCGAATGGAAAGTCCGACAGCATGGTGCCGACAGACGGAGGGTGTGGCGTAAGCTGCATATGGCCGCAGACAGTGTAACGCATGAGATTATCTTTGCTGACTTATCGCTCAGCGGTACGACGGATGCTCAGGCCCTACCAAGCTCTGATAAACCAGACCCAGCGGAAAATCAGGGAAGCGTTGGCTGATGGCGCTTACGATACCCGCTACTGTCATGGCTCTGCTGAGGAAGAAAATAAGTCCTCTCATTCCTCCACGAGGTGGGACGCAATATTGGCCAGACCGATACCATGAGCGTAACTACGCCGTTGCGAATCAGCGTCTAAGCGGCAGTAACGATGTATGGAAAAAGCAAGTGGGCTATCATCTAAGTCTGCGTGACTATGATGCTCAGGTAGGTGAGGCAATGGCGATGGTCAAAGCGCTTAACAAAATAACGCTGTTAGGAATGCCGAACAGCATCCGGATCGCATAACAATCGATCTGCTAGGGGGGCGTAGTCACAAGTTCTGATTTATTCAACAAAGCCCTATCAAATATGACATTTCAGCAATGGAGGAAACCGGGCTTATTAAAAGACGGGATTATATACTCGCTGGGTTAACATTCAACAATCACCCACTTGGGGAAATAAGAGTGGCTGGAAATAATAACAATCAGTATCTTTTAGTTATGATTTTTTTATCCCGTTTTAATCGCTATGCGTTTATTTCAAGTAAAATACTTTTCTGTTATGACACAAACTCATTGCATAAAGAAAATAAATATCCAGTCAGAAATATTGGAGTCAGGTATTATGATGAACGCATAGAGATTTTCTATAATGAGAGCTAGATAAGTATAATCATTAAAAATGATGATGTCATTAAAAGCATCAATGGCATAAATTATCCCACAAGAAATTGATAAAGTCCATAATATTTTATCATTAACGCCCAAAGGAAAGCTAATCTTGATTATTGAACGTATGGGTATTGAACAAAAAACGGTTATTTAATCATTGATAAAAACGCCCCAACCAGGGGCGTCATTGTTTAAGTGGCGTTGTGTTCAAGCACACGCCCTGATTCATTTTGAATGCCAATAGCAATCTGCTGCGGTTTTTCCTGTTCTGGAATATCGTAGGTAAAGTGCAGCGTCAAAAGACCATTAGCCAGATTGGCCTGCTGGATAACGATGCGATGCTCAAGCGTAAAGCTTAAGACAAACTCACTTTTCCTGATGCCCTGATGTAACCATTTTATCCCTTCCTTTTCTTCTGCCTCGTCGGTTTTCTCAACGTTCGGCTTGCCACGCACCGTAAGCTGATTGTTGAGCACGGACACGTCGAGTTCATCCTGAGCATAGCCCGGCACGCTTACCGTCAGCTCATGCTGCTCACTGTTTTTCAACAGGTTATAGGCCGGGGTATCGGACAACGGCTTTTCTCCGGTCAGACGGCTAAACAGGTTGTCCATCTGGGTAAAACGGTCGGTAAGCAGACTGTTGCTCAATGTTGGCATCAGAGAGAAAGAACGATAAGCCATAGCATCCTCCTTTAATACACATTAAACAGATGTTTACATTATTCATATAGGGATGCTCGATGAGTTTTCAAGCCCCCTTATCAACATAAGAGAAAAATAATGTCTCCCTCATTAACGTCAGCCATTATTGCCGTTAAACCTCGCATTGCCGTTACCGCGAGATGGATTTACCAGAAAACCTTTTCCGCCAAAGACCGCATCGCCTTCTACGACATGCTGGCCTTTCTACTGGATAACAACAAATCGTTGCAACAAGCCCTTATCGATATGCGCAACGTTGTCACCGATTTTGGCCGCAAACATCATCCCTATGCCGTGCTGTTGACCGATTGCCTGTCTACGCTGGATGAGGGGCAAGGTGCTTTTGAAAAGGTACTGCTTGAATGGGTTCCGGTTCAGGAAGCCACCCTGATTGGCTCAGGCATCCTCTACGGCAAGCTCTCCGATACCTTGCGTCGTGCCAGCCAGTTTAATGAATCGGCAAAGCAGTATATTGCTGACCATCGTGATGAATTACTCAATCAACCCCTACCCTATCGCATTACCCCGTCGTTACTGATTAAAAACGGTTATCTGCAACAGGGTTTCGCCGAGAAAAACGGCTTAGGTCAGCAGTACGTAACCGGCGTCGTCAAAAACAACCAGAAAAACCCTGTACGCTACAGGCGCTCACCTGTAGCGTACAGGGTGATACCTTGTCAGAGAAAGGAATGCGCCGCATTGCCGCCCAGATCACCGGCATGGATGGGTTTGTTGATGAGAAAAATATCGCCAACGGCGCTTATGGCGGATGGACAAGCCAGCCGCGTGATTTTGGCCTCGACTGCCGCTACGGACATATTGCTATTGCGTTATCGTCGGAAATTCTGGGTAGCGTATTGCAGGAAAGCGACAGGCTTTACCGATTTAAGGTAAAACATAAGCCCGAGTTAAATCGGATGTACACCTATATTGATATGGGAGGCAACAATCTCAATAACACCAATGCCGTTAATGCTAAAAATGGGCATTATTCGGAAGAAATCAATACAGGCGGCAATATCAAAACGCAAGGCGGCTGGATGATAACGCAGCACGGAAAAGGCTGGTTAAATGAAGCGCACGGCGGCGGCTTCTACATGACGATAACGACTGGATACGCTCAGTCAACAACAAGGGGATTTATACCGGGGGTCAACTAAAAGGCGGCACAGTCAGAGCCGATGGCCGCCTGTTTACCGGCGAATTTTTACAACTGGATGGCACGGCACAACCGAGCTGGGGATGCAACCCTAACGGATTGGTAGGCCGCACCCCCGAAGGGGCTTTATTGTATGTCAAAATGGACTGTGGACGTCGGGATCTTCGCTGCAACAACATGAATGTAAACAAATGGGTAACTGGGGTGGCCGTGACTTCAGAGAATATCGTTGCCCCGTTGATTGGTATGCTGCTGGTCTCCAATTTGTGGGTCATCAACACGAAGAGTCGGCCTACGTTATTACCTGCTGTCAGTGAAGTAGGCCATGATTGGAGGGGGATTAATGGCACGGTGCCGTTGAAAAACTCTGGTGGCCCCGCTCAGGGTAACAGCGCTGTTGATTAATACGGCTATCGATGACCCATTTACCTTCACGCAAAGCAAGCTTGAAAATTGACCTTTTCCGCCTGAACAGCATCATCGAGCAGATCGGATTGTTCGATAGTCACCGTCGCAGTGTTTGGACTTTCACCGCCAAACACCACTTGCTGACACCTCCTGCTGAAAACCCTTCCCCATCTCACTAAGCGCAATCTGGTAAGGCGGTAATGGCGCAGGAGAAGACGCTTTGGGCGATTCATCACATGCCATCAGGAAAAACGGCAGCAGAAGACAAAGTGCTTTATTAAACCGGGAGAGTGTTAAGAAACGCATAAATTCCATACTTCCAATAAACAAGAGAAGATCATAATTGAACATACCAAAACAGGGCAAAGATTATGAAAAAAAAGACGCTTATGGCAATCGGGTTATTACTCGCGGTTAATCATGCCGCTCTTGCTGATGAAAAAGTTGACTCAGGCGATCCGTGTACCATTGTGCTGTGCATGTACGGGAAGTTACACGGCAACAATCAAAGCGAATGCAACGGTGCAGTGAGTCAATTTGGCCGACACGATTTTGACCCGTGGAAAACGTTTGTTAAGCGGCGTGATTTTCTGGGTGGTTGTCCAACGGCAGATCCGGCAATCGTCGGCGACATCATGAAACGATTTGGAAAAATGCGAGGATAAAAAAAGAACAAAAAAAAGAATAAAAATATCGCACACTAATAAATCGCCACAAGAAAACCAAAAGAGGAATAAAATATATACATTTCTTACACCAATAATCATCTATGCATTCTTGTTTATCGTTACAATGATGGATAAACGAAAAGATAAAATAGAAATCAGTATAATCAGAGATAACGAAGAGGTAGCGATAAAAAAACATTTCAAGAAATGAAATTTTTTCTATTTACCATCGCACACTCCGCTCATGGCGCGCATTTCATATTTTCTTCCATATGGTTAAAGAATTTCTTATTTCATTGCAATATGTCATTTCCATGATACCAAAGTTGATTATAATAATATTGACTTGCTACTTTTATTTATGAACCGTCGGTCATAAGAGAATTAAACGTAGATGTCATAACTTCTTTTTTAAATCCTTAAAGGAAAATATTAA
The DNA window shown above is from Sodalis glossinidius str. 'morsitans' and carries:
- a CDS encoding DUF2913 family protein; its protein translation is MLQKLPPQETTNDLSHLAFCALVALHLARQDGVASSPYAENLFLVRWLAQAQKQKHFPKSVAIDIGYLLEKGRRQSPASKLKQRLEYLWQSCTGEVTEQSDLFQLTFATENLKD
- a CDS encoding Hsp20 family protein — protein: MAYRSFSLMPTLSNSLLTDRFTQMDNLFSRLTGEKPLSDTPAYNLLKNSEQHELTVSVPGYAQDELDVSVLNNQLTVRGKPNVEKTDEAEEKEGIKWLHQGIRKSEFVLSFTLEHRIVIQQANLANGLLTLHFTYDIPEQEKPQQIAIGIQNESGRVLEHNAT
- a CDS encoding YggA protein: MKKKTLMAIGLLLAVNHAALADEKVDSGDPCTIVLCMYGKLHGNNQSECNGAVSQFGRHDFDPWKTFVKRRDFLGGCPTADPAIVGDIMKRFGKMRG